From the Sanguibacter sp. HDW7 genome, the window GAGCGGCAGCGCGAACGGCACGCCGAGGACGAGTAGGACGACGTACGCGAGCGACCCGACGATGACGGCGGCGAGGACCGAGCCGAGGGTGTAGCCCTTGAAACGGGACCAGGCGATGTCCCCGGCTGTGCGCCATGCGTGACGCGAACCCTGGGGGAGCTGCGCGAGGAACCACGTCCACATCTGTTCGCCCGAGGTGAGGAAGCAGACGGCTGCGAAGACACCGAGCGCGATCGTCATCCCGACCTTGGCGAGGGCTCCCGCGATACTCAGCGCGGAGCTCGCGATGACGCCGGCCTGCGAGGTCACCCAGCCGATCACGACGTCACCGAGGTTCTCGGTGCCGTCGGCGAGGTTCTCGGTGGGCAGCCCGAGCCGTGCGAACAGGTCGAGGACCGCGGAAAGCCCGTCCTCGGCGCCGTCGGCGATGCCGTTCCAGTCCCCCGTGAGCCCTATGAGAGTCAGGGTGAGGAGTGCGAGGACGGCTAGGAGACCGACGAGCAGTGCGAGGACGGTCGCCACGGCGGGAGGTACGTGCTTGCGGAGCGCGACGGCGACGGGTCGCAGGACTGCTGTGAGGATGATGCCGAGGAAGAGCGCGACGAGCACGAGCGTGATGCGGGACCCGAGCCAGATGGCGATCGACATGGCCGC encodes:
- a CDS encoding AI-2E family transporter translates to MPLHPFLPSWVVLLGAWSGRLLLGAAAMSIAIWLGSRITLVLVALFLGIILTAVLRPVAVALRKHVPPAVATVLALLVGLLAVLALLTLTLIGLTGDWNGIADGAEDGLSAVLDLFARLGLPTENLADGTENLGDVVIGWVTSQAGVIASSALSIAGALAKVGMTIALGVFAAVCFLTSGEQMWTWFLAQLPQGSRHAWRTAGDIAWSRFKGYTLGSVLAAVIVGSLAYVVLLVLGVPFALPLAALVFVGTFVPLIGAPAAMLVAALVALSANGLWNGVAVCIAIALVGQVEGNLVQPLVLGKHVSLHPLVVGAGVSAGTLLAGLLGAVVAVPLMSVTWAVFSALRTPPVPDGSPGADAPSARPPDDDSVTTPDDRPGDSGSGPAAAGSTPDSPRTSTPSPASRSTT